One Synechocystis sp. PCC 7509 genomic window, TGCCCAAACTTCTCCCTTCGGTACATCGCACCAACGGCAGCCCGTAATCAATTGCCTTCATTAAGGTGTTGATTACATGACGGAAAGGCGCATGGGGCATTCCCCGTCCCCGTTTTTCTCCTTTCTCGCCGATCACATCCTCAAACAACTTCCATTCTAGATCGCTTAATCCCTCAAATCTTCCCGCCATATTCTGTAGGACTTAATCACTCTGACAATTAGATTATCACCTTTTGACCTTAGTGGGATAGATTCCTGCTTATCCAAAAGCGATTAACGTACTCAAAGCTGCCAATAAGTTACCCGAAGTAGTGAAATTACGACAGATTAAATATCTCAATAATATTGTGGAGCAAGACCATCGGGGGATAAAACGATTAGTCAAACCAGGAATGGGATTTGGCTCCTTCAACACTGCAAGAAGAACCATTCGGGGATATGAAACTCTGAACATGGTTAGAAAAGGACAAGTTATTGGTGTTCCCAGGGGAGCCATCAAAGAGCGACTTGTCTTTATCTATCAAATCTTTGGGGTAGTTGCATAATTTCAACTCCTGCCACAGGGGTTTTCTGTCTTCACTAAGTTTTTGCAACACAACCCATTCAGTGGCGCGATATTCGGCACTTAAAAACGCTCTGCTGGATGATGGTCGGCATGATTGAAAGCCAAAACGTTCATCTCAACGGCTTTGGAGTCTATATTAATAGTCGCGCCCAATACGCTCAATCTCACCAGCGACGATTTCGGCGCTGCCTCTCTAATCGTCGCATCGATATTTCTGCCACTCACCAAGTTCTGATGGCACAAGCCTTATCCACATGGGGCAAAAAACGACTGTATTTAAGCTTGGATACGACAATGGTGTGGAACTGTTTCTGCTTGATCTGGGTGGGGGTGGTCTATCGAGGACGCACGGTCGTCGTCGCTTGGCGGATTGTGCCGCAAGCCAGCAGCACTGTCAAATTGTGGGCAATTCAACGGGTGTTGCGACAAGCTGCACGGATCGTTCCGGCAGAAGTAGAGGTCGTTGTCTTGGCAGACAGAGGGTTTGCCGATGGCAAGTTCATGAAATACCTCCGAGAAACCTTGCAGTGGCACTTTCGGATTCGGATTAAACGTTCCTTTCAGTTTCAACTGGACGGTCAATGGCGCAAGGTTGCATCCGTTTCTCTTCCACCCGGTCAAGCCTATTTCACGCCAGCTATTGCCATTGGTAAGACCAGACCTTACGGGGATGTCTATTTAGCCTTTGCCCATGACCGCCAAAGTGGCGAAGATTGGGTGATTGTCAGCGATGAACCGACGACTCTTCAGACCTTTGCCCAATATCGCTTGAGGTTTCAAGTGGAAGAATCATTTTTGGATTTGAAATCGAACGGCTTTAATCTCGAAGCCTCTCGGTTGCGAGACAAGTTTGCCCTCACGCAACTGTGTGGGGTCATTGCTCTGACCACGCTATTTTTAGTTTTACAAGGGACGCAAGTTGTGACCTCTGGAAAGCGTCGATTCGTCGATACTCACTGGAATCGTGGCATGAGTTATCTCAGGCTGGGTTGGAACTGGATTCGTCTTGCCCTGACTCGTCAGTGGGAAATTCAGATTTATCCATGCCTCTCCAGTCTGCCTGACCCCGAACCTGCCTTTGCTTCTAAGCGTCAACAGGAGAACGAGTTTATGCGTGAATTCGTTGTTCTCAGCCGCATTCCAGCTTCTTAGTTTTGTCAGTCAAGCAGATTAGTGACCATACCGCACAATTTGTTTGTTTTGCCAGCTACTTGAAGAAAGGTTAAAGCAATAGGGTTGAAGCGACACAATAAGAAGATAGGAAGTCGCAATTAAGAGCGCCAAGAGCGAGTTCTGTTACTCACCGATACTGGGGTACAAGGTAAAGTTAGCGATCACGCGGCAGTTTGCGGCTCAAAGTGTCATCAGCGCTGATAATTTAGTCTACACAACCCAAACTGATTTAATGGAGAAAGAGAGTGAAGCTATTGAAAGTTTGACTGCTGTTTAGGCGATCGCTTTTAATGAAAAACAATCTGCATTAAAATGTTAATGAGAAATGTAATTAATGACTGAAAAAGCGCTTTTACTCAATCACAGAGGGACAGAAAATAATTGCCTACATTAGAACAAGGAATAATGACAATAATTGTTTGTCAAATGTTATCTAATTTATTTCTAGATATAGTTTTGTTTCGTTACGATAATCTCACAAAAGAAGTTTATATTTTAGCCAGTAAAGACATTCAAATCAAAATACCGTCAAATGGAAGGTGGGAGTTTATAAATGACTAAGCAAAATTTTGAAAAAATGACCAAAGTTGACCTACTAGCTTATGTAAAAGTGAATCGCACTGATGATGAGGCAATCAGGGAATTATTTAGCGATCGCCGCAACCCCAACCGTACTATTTATCCTTCATTGGTAAACTCAAACGAAGACGAGATAAAACAGATAGAAAATGAATTAAGTCAAAAATTAAAAGAGCGCGCCAACTAATGCGCGTCGCACGTAAGGCGTATGCAGCAGATTCGCCGCCTTACGTTTCGCTGCCTCTCCCCGCCTGTTAGACCATGCGGTTTTCACGGAACTAGCGTGACCCATTAAAATATATTCATGAAACCTACATTTTTAATCTTTGTTTCTTTAATAGCGCTTATAAGCTGTAGCACACCAACTATTGACTCAGCTACTAAAACACAGTCTTCACCTGAGCTTTCAGTAAATCCTGAGATAACGCAACCAATACCTAATTCGAGTCCAGATACGCCTAGTTCTAAAGCTTTAACAATATCACCAACCGGAATCGGAATTGCTAATTTGGGTATGACTTTTGGGCAACTTAAACAAGCACTGGGAAAGAACGCAAAGTTTCAAGTAGTGTCACCTTTCAGAGTAGATTTTGATGCGATCTCAATCAGCCAATCTGGAAAAATACAATACTACATCCTTTATCCAGCGAGGACAACTTTTGCTAATTCAGACTCAATTGAATTGTTGCTTACTGAAAATTCTAATTTTCGCACAGTTGAAGGAGTTGGACCAGGAATCTCTTTGAAACAAGCGGAGGCAGTTTACGGAGAAGCTACCTTAGCATACAATACTCAAAATGAATCTAGAGAACAAGTAAAATTTGCTAATCAACCTGCTGAAAAATTACTGTTTCAGCCAATTGCTCCAAATCAAGATTTCGCGGGGATTTATCCGTCTCAAGCTGGGGAGTATAACGAAACAAAAAAGTTTCGAGAATCTGCCATAATTCGCTCAGTTTTAGTCCAATAGCATTTTCTAATAGTTGTGTTGCAAGAAATGATGGGCTAAGATAATCCCTTCAAAAATACTTCTACTGCATCTGATAAATTCTTAAACCCAGTTGTGCTGCAAAAAACTTTTGTTTTCAACAATTTGTAATAATAAACAATCAAACACTAAATATAGAGTTTAATTATGTACTAAATTATTCATTTTATTAGCTGCTAATTAAAATAATCTGCAAAATATTTTTAGTTCAAAATTACAAAAATGACTGCCTTTTAATTTCTAAAAAAATGAAGTTATAAAATAAATTATGCTTTGAAATTACAAGAAAGAACAATTGCAGACACAGATAGTTTTCATTTTCTCGCAATACAACCCTGTTTCCTAAATCAATACTTGGTAACACTTAGTTTAGAAACCACTCAAAATAACTAATTTCTGGAACTACACCTATT contains:
- a CDS encoding transposase; protein product: MAQALSTWGKKRLYLSLDTTMVWNCFCLIWVGVVYRGRTVVVAWRIVPQASSTVKLWAIQRVLRQAARIVPAEVEVVVLADRGFADGKFMKYLRETLQWHFRIRIKRSFQFQLDGQWRKVASVSLPPGQAYFTPAIAIGKTRPYGDVYLAFAHDRQSGEDWVIVSDEPTTLQTFAQYRLRFQVEESFLDLKSNGFNLEASRLRDKFALTQLCGVIALTTLFLVLQGTQVVTSGKRRFVDTHWNRGMSYLRLGWNWIRLALTRQWEIQIYPCLSSLPDPEPAFASKRQQENEFMREFVVLSRIPAS
- a CDS encoding DUF6888 family protein, encoding MPTLEQGIMTIIVCQMLSNLFLDIVLFRYDNLTKEVYILASKDIQIKIPSNGRWEFIND
- a CDS encoding DUF6887 family protein: MTKQNFEKMTKVDLLAYVKVNRTDDEAIRELFSDRRNPNRTIYPSLVNSNEDEIKQIENELSQKLKERAN